The DNA segment acacctgttgcctggtatgcatatgtgtcctcgaaaaggacctatatgttcatttatccctttaaaaacattgtgctctacaatgatggtttaccagtatttctgacacagagaccaaattgtcagtcagtaatgtaacattgcatgATGACACCAATACTTGTAtggtatagcatccttgcaatgcactgggcaagctgctgtcagcacagatttattgctggtttattgccgtagcatatggttatactgcacagtttgtacctctaccttcttaaagctgtatacttgaaaaattttaaattactttaaggaaaattcaaggaaatgtaacagtaactgtctcacattttcgtggacacttgaaccgtgatataagggagggatatagaagggaagtaataaagagctgatgcccatgttagatgcccctcattagttaaacatacctcgcaattaacacatttggtgcaaaacaaacatgggacttgcatgctcacaagcaccctcatgtcagtaaaacaaagtgccaatgttgccgtactttacagctttgctcttaaaagcgcagctgactgctgctcaaagttgagagcaaaaatatgtctacttttcctcatgtgcagtctgcagtgctggtgccatttgcaatggtgattgacattgagttgcatgatgctcagtctgtttctggagttagtgattttgcctgtcgtgtgaatgtgctgttaaaattagtgcagaacaatggttctctagttcattttaggtaactgtctcctgtgccacatgctaccaccctttttcctcaaatttcctaatctcatttagccacccgattgccacccattcatgcattcacctactcttggaatcctcccagtgttttagtgtggtattgcttatatcttctctgcattacacatgcactgcacttcctctttttttgatttagtcaagatatctctgttcctgttttttgcataagcataagaggcgactcaagtgcaccatctgggcttgtgatgcaatgtgcagggtgcttcgtttttgggtaaaacctggtttcttcctactgttgcaccaaaaaagattcttaaagatcaggttcaacccaatttctgtgcaaatgtgcctgtaagaaagtgtggtttgaaggtgcacaaggcgaagaactgctggagtgtagtggatgtcacataattcttctgacagattttttaaacaattctgcttattttatttctcttttaatgtttattgtttgtcggttgcttataatttttggataaactgaaaactacatgtactgactggtatttcattccaataattatacccattattatgaagctgtgttggaaggtaggtgtgcatttagtatgcgtgctttgaatttcagtgattgtttctgcaatgcaaaatggaggacaggtctctgctgtgcgagttttttgcaatggagtgaaagtagctggagcagcatttgctactgtgtcacccagccaaaagttctcccacagaccactgagcttctgaatacttATGGCTTacagctcgaagctctggttgccctttccgaggttttctgcattaacgagtgcaagcccaagggctcagagctaacaagcatttgaaaccatagagctatacacagtagtgctggggccgtgcagcaagtcagtgtgaattaggtcgcgataaacgtggtttactgtagaacgctagtgtgaaaaaatagttgtgctcacagaaaccgctgtttctttcttagtcggtcattgaaacaaggcaatgcatgtaaaattttatgtctcactgatccctcaatttttttccagctaaagaccaagagttgcatggaagttgtgcaagccaccaagttgcgtgtgatttttgccagggacctggagcaggctgggaaattagtggatggccagtggtattcactcagtaaggcaagctttttctgtaagtacagtttttggcatggcattgcttaggaacgcatgcactaatctgactactctatgcccgcgcatgcttcaagaataatgaagtacatgaaaaaaattgattgccaaaaaaaaattgccgtttctgttatgttttttcaggaaagtatttgccatttaaagggctgtgaaaaccttaaaaattatatgcttgttgtggctttttttttcaaatttcttccacgtctatgttggcctgaccttgtagcttgtcttcatgagattggctgctacgtagtttgcttttttgttgctcctttattgcctgtcacaatctttactttgcgtggcagtgtcatgcagtttgggaagtaatctgatcttatttctgcattggcctgtagtgcaagcttttgcatgtggggcaggtttatggtgtccttttgtttgctgtaactgcagtttggccatgagggttagaggtttagtccttttttttattttgacgcagtgtcatatacttcatgcataaattattgaagtaagcactattttttgtaataaatgaccattcattatagctgtggccattataagtgcacttgactctaaaatggctttcttttggcattcagtattacatcttaaaaccagccggaagacacaaaacaggagaagagatgagcacaagatgaggctggtctaacaactgaaattttattgaaggaatgtggcaaaagaagacctgcaaagagattcaagcacgcaagaccccaaagcagtgagagggcaaaaaataactgaaaggcactgacgtactagtaaaccatctaaaaaactaattccttacagtgaaggttcaccgacggtttaaccaggcacttgtttttagccttactgatgtagtaagcctaaactatatcaggacagatttatcacttccctaaaccactgatgtgccgcagaaatcaggcgtgcaaagagaaaggtcgtcctccgattgcattcacgagattgaacgtgcagtgtcaggtgaaaattcgccttcctctctatacagtgaaagtgctctcagccaggcgcacattcagatatctgcttgtctgcccatagtagtttcagctacgaggcagtggaatgcaaaaaaccggtttacttttgcaagtggtgaacattttttatctgccactgtgcatagcagacgattacccgtagttgtatcaagcctagtttgaacggagaagcaaagggctcctaccttacttttagcggtcaagacaacagcaacatcatactttggtgcaactttcttgggatggtgcgaaatggcgtggaggtaaggtatagagcccgtctttttgtgctggtcAACTatgtcagcatcatgtgaacggtgttctgttccctcgagagagtaaaaacacactgacaggtgcgcaagatgggcaagtgggaacccaggtgccattggcttgaaAACCTGCtctgagaatgcattctaaacactgtgatggcatgacttccataaagcagtcgtgatgcatgtgattgccaacctgtccttcaccagactcgagtggttcaactcgtagctaagaggcttcctgatcttgggctttggcgccaacatatgtggtcgtccgcaaagcgcaggtctaagtcaagaagctacaaacggttatgcttagtgaaattcagacctaaaagataggctttgaccacatgcctaaagatttctaaaacgtcttgtgccaacttatctgagccctccttatGCAAacaaattaggtagctatcaacatgacgaaatgctactatgccgaggccttccaaacagggctttgatgcggtatcgactctggacagaagaatgtcacggaggaacagtgcaacctgggaccctctgcatatgcctgatttatgatgtaaataccgccttgccaactcacaaaagtggagttctgtggagttctagtttcttgtggacagcaacctgggcaggtgctctgcagtgagcatcgacatggagggcctgcactattcattgtcacatgatagacctctgtggtatgtgcaaactgcatcagggtgaacaatgaacatgcttttacagatgattgcgtgatttcggttgctggcttcttggggctgttgtccttttactgcaaatacgcatttgtcagttggcagggcggtatttacacgcaggtcgtacctttgctcagcaacatttttttgtctaaagtcaataaggcattagagccctgtttggaagaccttggcatagtagcatttcgttatgttcatgactgtaatttttctggacatagaaggctcagataagttggcacaagataatttaggagtctttaaggcatgcggtcaaggcctgtcttttacatcagaattgtctaagcagaaccgttagcagtttcttgatgcagacttgcgctttgtggacgaatatgtttgtcggggctacagctaaagatcggggaaggctctttttagctacgagtcggaccactcgttgttggggaaggatggtgaagaggtgtatttgtcgctggttaaggtcagtaaagatggaaacacttgatgggtgtgcaatcgtgtgcatgacatcagctttagataagtcatgccatcactgctgaggacgcattcttgtagcaggtttccaagcagctgggttcccacttgcccatctcaacaacctgtcatagtatgttttcactcgctcaagggtaaggagcacatactccgatgatgctgatacatcttacctccacagtatttcacagtctcaagaaagtcgcgggaaagcgtaatgctgcggTTGTCTTAACatcgaagtgcaagacaggaggcctttgcgccgccattaaaaaggcttgataaaactgggtacttgtctacaatggacagtgtcacaaaaaaaggttcaccacttgcaaaagtaatggagtttattgcgttccactgccttatggctgcaactaatatgggcagacaggcagatatttgaatttgcacttgactgagcacgttcactctatagggggaaggcaaattctaatctggcacgtatgctcaatcttgtgaatgcaaatctgaggatgacatgtctctttgcacgcctaatttccatgacacatcagtggtttatggaagggataaatctgtcggtagatgttgaggcttactacatcggtaaggctaaggacacgtgtggctaagccaccggaaaaccttcaccgtaaggaatttgcttttttagatgattcattagtatgccagtgacctttgattgcacttcgccctttcactgctttgggttattgtgtgcttgtatctcttcgcgggtctccttttgcggctttccttcaatgatgccgccgcagtggctcagtggttatggcgctcggctgctgtcccaaaagacgcaggttcgatcctggcagcaccagtcaaatttcaatggaggcaaaattttagaggcccatgtactatgcgttgtcagtgcacgctaatgaaccccaggtggtcaaaatttctggagccctccactacggcgtccctcatagcctgagtcgctttgggacgttaaaccctcacaaaccaagtaatcaaaatcttcaattaaattatGCCTTGTGTGtcctggctggttttaaggtgagtcagtaccaactcggccagtcataagccttgttcagtattacaacattttgaataaagtgagaagtttactaggctatgttgccgggggtcgtgtccgcagcagttgtgggcaactcttctagaagagatagcgtcatatgattggttgtgtaattggcagaggatgatgtgaggatgctgctcgaaaagaaaatttcataatcggataattatttagagccaaaaatgtccaaaaagtggctgggccagagaaaaagtgccgcgaaattttaaaacgctgaaagtaggtggagctacagcgtagtgccaagtgccaagtttgaaaaactggaagtatggacaaagccaaagcttggcgcgaagtttgaaaactcgaaatgagcaatcacgtgaccagtgataagtgtcctatacttaaccaggagacaggaaaaagaatgataaattagaggcaattaggtaattattgagaagcgaaaggcaatgaacgcgtgattagactgggcgggtattcagtgagtgggcaggaacgatccgtggagggaaatttgaaaactcgaaatcgttgctgggatgaaatgatggtaaaataagagttaattgataaccaatcaagtcaacgagaaaacaaccatggcgccaaatttgaaaggcaaccagtgtcgaggaagcatcaacgctttcacattttttttgtgcaattagcagcggtgatctctattttttgtttttttcagccaagacaaaaaacatttttcttggctcatgggcgatgtatctaggaacctgcggccaggacaacgctggacagcatgcatcagcaagctcgaaaaaaaagcacgaaacagtaaataaatattgatcattttcatttcaattctagtggttttgtgcacgaattactctggaatgcaccaagcttgtgttaattgacaagcgaccattaacaagctgtgcatttttgtgcatagcctactccagaacacaaatcctgtgctaattgacaggtgacagtaacgactgtgtacgagcactacacaagacacactacagaagacaaggcaaactacagaagacaagacagactacagaagtcaagacagactacaaaagagaggacaaactacagaagacagactataaaagacaagacagactacagaagacaggactacaaaagacaaggcAGACTagagaagacaagacagactacacaagacatgcccaaaatacgacaagactacagactacagaaattttctgtcttagaatcctgtagtgcgttttgactgggaagagcttatgattcaaatTCCGAACTTTGCCTGCGCTGCACGCACTGTATATtccaaaaatgcgatcgaaattgtgaccgggagactcctcccaccggcagcgaccgccatattgaacactctcgtgacgtcactagggcatGCACGGAGGAACGttgtctgctctcgttgctgcaatatgcgcagcgaggtctcattgccccctgtactttcgcgatcgatcgaagtagcagtcggcccccatatatgagtgactggtgccgcaaaagcgacaATAACAGTAAGGCTGTTTTTCTTCGGTGTAGGCAGGGTCCGGTCGCTCGATAAGCTGATGCGACAGCGATCgaggtcggtgggctgatcggtatacaaatgccgtcgctgacgcaccggtctgtcacgctagaccgacgacgacaccCGCACGATCAACGGCCGAGTATCGCAGGAATTTTaatcagcttagtgggaaccataagagtgtggtaggggactagttggtatgacattctgtaaacttgagaatttgaaaccttattggacctcatgcatGCTAGCttcggcgacatacgcgatgtgcgtgcaccagcgaataTGTGGTTTCGAtcagtgcctgcgcatagaacccaTCGGCGAGACAAGCgtcacgggcagaaaacgccgcacgacggtgccgctcgtcgctcgacaccgtcgcctgggcttgtgcatGCGGCctagcgaaagcttcacgcccggtgacgcgacggccggaaaaactgcgcttgtgtaccatATCCGTATTAAAAAAAGCGAAAGGAACGGCTGCATATCAtgtcttcacactttcttactaatcagtagGAACTTTTGACATATTCTTTAATTTCGGTCGACGGTAGAccaccggcccctttcgtgacgaggtctagcgagtacgcaggattcgtgtgtgaggtttcggcgattgcggagagcgaattcgcaagttttagcgcctgcaaaaagctgtcgagcgtagttttgactacagtgccctcaaagcgacgagtgtctacatcgcaggacgcgagtacaataaggggaaagtgccgatatgtgacccggtctgcactgCATGTGCaaaaggcagccggcagcagccgtcggcaacgactgtggacaacaaatctggttgttgtcattaattcaagtaatctCCGAACGCATGTTTACCCAAAGCGATCTAGAATTAAAGTTTGGTGACACAAGAGAAAGCatatacaattagcgggaagcgccagtATCCTATGCAAAGCGtctcccaagcaggcgatatagcatcatctgCGCTTagtgcagtgttatcatggtgtgtaaatgagtaaaagtgcaagtTGTAAGCACGAGTACGTAacatttaagataaggagaacccACCTAGCATTTTATggcacgcaaacgagcagtactgtttgcgcacagccatgcatgtaaacaacctcagcgcggggcagcagttgtaatcgtcgcactcctggggcacaatgcgctcACACAGCAGAATGTTAAACGCAGAATTCTTATTTTGAAGCACtaatttagacggcggcgactattcatcggtgcgggcagtgaaagcattcgagtcgttagggttttgcaagcggcttggttgctgcaaaagggttctcgaaagaaatgtatgttcgacttagaAACGCGTACATGTAGCGGGGAAGTCgccgcactcggcacttttctcggctcctttcgtgcctcaaggttattGTAGTGCCAccatttgataatttgagtttaattatcaagCCCATGAATAGTGGAGAAGAACTTGgaagctagctacaaaacgccgtggctttcacggcgcacatcggctaaggcatgcacggcacgtgccgcttttcgcaTATGGGAGCGCTTggctgctcaaaagagaccacactcataacacacgaacagcatgcttctaagcgtaaataataaagcaggggcccatcgatttctgtttcctcaacaatcggaaaacggtcgccacgagcaagtccgctttcccaaggatcactcagctcgcgtactgagttgaaggcttcccaaaacagaacacggaaaatgtattttatttagctaagctaaaagaaaaaaaaactgttcgagCAACCgctgtgcatgcaagcacctcaacagctcacAGCAGGCGACCCGGGGCATGTATGCCCTCGTGACGTCAGTGATCAGATGTTGCCAGACCATCAAGCAGTTCGccgtaaaaacgaaaaaaattcctTTCAAAATATTAACCGCACAGAATGAACTGAAAATTCGTGGTATTTTAATTTAACCTGTTAGAAATTAAAGCCGATAAgtagggtatgcgtgaaaatcggctgtcatggcccctttaaaggcTATCGCCTCAAAATGGGGCGAAGACAGTGGCACCAAGCACTCGACACGAGAACTTGCTGTATAGACGATTGCCGAATGGTCGAAGGCGTCCAGAAACGAAGCTTCTCTGTTTGCTTTACCGCTCAATCAATCCCGTTCagggcctttttttcttttctgatggATCCCATAGGAACGATTTAACACCTTCCCAACATTTCTGATAAACACTGCTTTATCTAAGCCGTCATGATCAACTTCAGGTTTGTTCTCGTGTGCGGCTTCACGTCCATCGCGTTTTCTAGGCGATGTCTGACGTAATTTTaggagaaaaaaaatcagaaagcgTTTCAGGCTTAACAGTGTGGAAAAGGTATTTGCTTTTGGCAGTTGCAAGCTTCACCAACATTATCAAACCTTACTGCGACAGCCGTGTACTAGAGCTTGGACTCCAAGGCATCGCGCTGTTCAATATCTGCGCCGTGGGTCTAAGCGGCCACTTTGGGTCGAGTTTTCCAGGGGCCATGCTGTGGCAAAAAAATTGTTGCTGATAAGATCTGGTAAATCCTGTAAAAGGAGTTGCGAAAGTGACAATACGCATCTTCTCAGTCTGTGGAGACATAGGCGTAGAATTCTTCGGCCAGTCTCTGATCCTAAgagtcagaatttttttttgtttactgatcTTCGGCGCGATCAAGTTCTGCTGGGGTGTTTACTGTCGCCTCCCGATTGACGATATCTGGAGGCACGTGATCAGGCCGGCCTGTTATTAACGCGAGACTGTTATAGCGGACATTCGGACAAACAGCCATGCGTGTTGTGAAGCTGAGGACTGGTCGAGAGGATTGTGACGTCACTTGTTGAGCTGTGGAGTGAAAATGATTACAACTCAAGTTAAATAGCGACTATGACCTTGTAAAATGACTGAAATGTCATTATGACATATAAGGATGTAGAGTAAATTATTTATTCCCAAGAAGAAATATCGTTAATCAGTCTGGAATCGAACCCATGACCATTAGGTCGCGAGTCCGACACGAGAATTACATCTGCATGGAAACGTATCATCCTGCCGTCGTAGAGCCATTCAGTCGACGTACCATTTCGCACGTCGGGTAGCGTCTCTGTCCATTCACGGAGCTTGTTATGCAATCATGTTTTTGCCTTGCGATCTCTGTCGGGGTGGCCTCGAAGGACATAAGTAATATCGTTCCCTGAATTTACAGTCCTGATCTGTAGAGTTCTACTCTAGAACCAGGGTAATG comes from the Amblyomma americanum isolate KBUSLIRL-KWMA chromosome 1, ASM5285725v1, whole genome shotgun sequence genome and includes:
- the LOC144097307 gene encoding uncharacterized protein LOC144097307, with translation MNRMAAVVPAILRARNSSQARDPTHRPPFAALTSVLCCQRPASIGPCVLPAFGCVIPPDPFMLKTKSCMEVVQATKLRVIFARDLEQAGKLVDGQWYSLSKASFFSKTKNIFLGSWAMYLGTCGQDNAGQHASASSKKKHETVNKY